In the Muricauda sp. MAR_2010_75 genome, one interval contains:
- a CDS encoding beta-ketoacyl synthase N-terminal-like domain-containing protein, with translation MKEPISITALSSISSLGDGSEAVWNSYLDKNHRFSKIEIGRQWVWAASLGGEVKKSIEELRQSDHKYKELDDSVLFAIYTARKVIEKSGWKSESNFGVNIGSSRGATSLFEKYHQEFLEQGKSSTLTSPTTTLGNISSWVAHDLKSKGPEISHSITCSTALHGLLNAVAWIQSGLTDKFLVGGSEAPLTPFTIAQMQALKIYSREEDAHPCKAMDLEKNQNTMVLGEAAALACLEKGKKSNALALVTGIGYATEPLEHSVSISTDAQCFQDSMKMALKSAGMNQVDAIVMHAPGTIKGDLTEYNAIKKVFGDHMPFLTTNKWKMGHTFGASGLLSLELGVLMLQHQQYVPTPFYKNNDGPKKIETVMVNAVGFGGNAVSILLKSPK, from the coding sequence TTGAAAGAACCCATTTCCATAACTGCATTGTCGTCCATTTCTTCGCTGGGAGATGGTTCTGAAGCAGTTTGGAATTCCTACTTGGATAAAAACCACCGTTTTTCAAAAATTGAAATTGGCAGACAATGGGTTTGGGCCGCTTCACTGGGAGGTGAGGTGAAGAAATCGATAGAAGAACTACGGCAATCCGATCATAAATACAAGGAATTGGACGACTCCGTTTTGTTTGCCATCTACACGGCCCGAAAAGTCATTGAAAAGTCAGGTTGGAAATCAGAATCCAATTTTGGGGTGAACATCGGGTCATCCCGGGGGGCCACTTCCCTTTTTGAGAAATACCACCAAGAATTTTTGGAACAGGGAAAATCATCCACCCTTACCTCACCTACCACTACCTTGGGCAATATTTCGTCTTGGGTGGCGCACGACTTAAAATCAAAAGGACCAGAAATATCACACTCCATTACCTGCTCAACCGCATTGCATGGATTGTTGAATGCTGTGGCATGGATTCAAAGCGGGTTGACCGATAAATTTTTGGTAGGCGGAAGCGAAGCGCCGTTGACCCCGTTTACCATTGCGCAAATGCAAGCTTTGAAGATTTATTCTAGGGAGGAGGACGCCCATCCCTGTAAAGCCATGGATTTGGAAAAGAATCAAAACACCATGGTATTGGGAGAAGCTGCGGCTTTGGCCTGTTTGGAAAAGGGTAAAAAATCCAATGCATTGGCCTTGGTAACCGGAATTGGTTATGCCACAGAACCTTTGGAACACAGTGTTTCCATCTCCACGGATGCCCAATGCTTTCAAGACTCCATGAAAATGGCTTTAAAAAGTGCTGGGATGAACCAGGTGGATGCCATCGTCATGCATGCCCCCGGAACTATCAAGGGGGATTTGACCGAATACAACGCCATCAAAAAAGTATTTGGCGATCACATGCCTTTTTTGACCACCAACAAATGGAAAATGGGGCACACTTTTGGTGCTTCCGGATTATTGAGTTTGGAACTGGGAGTTTTGATGCTGCAGCACCAGCAGTATGTTCCAACGCCCTTTTATAAAAATAATGATGGGCCAAAAAAGATTGAAACTGTTATGGTGAATGCCGTCGGTTTTGGCGGGAATGCCGTAAGTATTTTGCTGAAATCTCCGAAGTAA
- the bioA gene encoding adenosylmethionine--8-amino-7-oxononanoate transaminase: MRKTTALEKLSDRDKKHLWHPLTQHKVSPDMLGIAKAEGALLFDEDGKDYVDGISSWYTCMYGHCNPYILKKVSEQMQRLDQVVFSGFTHEPAVRLSEELIKVLPKNQEKLFFSDNGSTATEVGIKMALQYHHNQGEKRNVLLAFEEGFHGDTFGAMSVSGLSVYNGPFEDFFIEVERIPVPSETNINQILTFLERRLEQNNIAGFIYEPLVQGAAAMKMHNAEGLDAILALLKEHGVLLIADEVMTGFGKTGKHFASEYMQTKPDIMCLSKALTAGLVPMGLTTCTEEVYMAFYSDDIAKGLFHGHTYTANPLACAAALAALELLQTDEIQTGIQNCIEWHQEFDQEIKNHPKVANTRQLGIIYALDLNVQMERYGNLRNKLFKHFMDQGVFLRPLGHTIYILAPFITTKEQMQRIYGAIKSALELV, translated from the coding sequence TTGCGTAAGACAACAGCATTGGAAAAATTATCAGATAGGGACAAAAAACACCTTTGGCACCCATTGACCCAGCACAAGGTAAGTCCGGACATGCTAGGCATAGCTAAAGCTGAAGGAGCCTTACTTTTTGATGAGGATGGAAAGGATTATGTGGACGGCATTTCGTCATGGTACACCTGTATGTACGGACACTGCAATCCTTATATTCTAAAAAAAGTTTCGGAACAGATGCAGCGTTTGGACCAAGTTGTTTTCAGCGGATTCACGCATGAGCCGGCGGTGAGGTTGTCGGAGGAGCTCATCAAGGTCCTTCCCAAGAATCAGGAGAAACTTTTCTTTTCGGATAATGGTTCCACGGCCACTGAAGTTGGGATAAAAATGGCCTTACAATACCATCATAACCAAGGTGAAAAACGCAATGTGTTGTTGGCGTTTGAAGAAGGCTTTCACGGCGATACCTTCGGGGCGATGTCCGTCTCTGGTTTGTCGGTTTACAATGGTCCCTTTGAAGATTTTTTCATTGAAGTGGAACGTATACCCGTGCCCTCAGAAACCAATATCAACCAGATTCTTACTTTTTTGGAAAGGCGATTGGAGCAGAACAACATTGCCGGATTCATTTATGAACCTTTGGTTCAGGGAGCGGCAGCCATGAAAATGCACAATGCTGAGGGTCTCGATGCCATTCTTGCACTTTTGAAGGAACATGGTGTGCTTTTGATAGCCGATGAGGTGATGACCGGATTTGGCAAAACAGGGAAACATTTTGCATCGGAATATATGCAGACCAAGCCAGATATTATGTGCCTTTCCAAAGCGTTGACCGCTGGTCTGGTTCCCATGGGCCTTACCACTTGCACGGAAGAGGTCTACATGGCCTTTTACAGCGATGACATAGCCAAGGGTTTATTTCACGGGCATACGTATACGGCCAATCCATTGGCATGTGCAGCGGCTTTGGCGGCATTGGAGTTGCTCCAAACCGACGAAATTCAAACAGGAATACAAAATTGTATTGAATGGCACCAAGAGTTTGATCAGGAAATAAAAAACCACCCAAAAGTGGCCAACACGCGTCAGTTGGGGATCATTTATGCATTGGATTTAAATGTGCAAATGGAGCGTTATGGCAATTTGCGAAACAAACTCTTCAAGCACTTTATGGATCAAGGGGTATTCCTGAGACCGTTGGGTCATACCATTTATATTTTAGCGCCTTTCATCACAACCAAAGAGCAAATGCAACGGATTTATGGGGCCATTAAATCGGCCTTGGAATTGGTATAA
- a CDS encoding glycosyltransferase family 39 protein, whose translation MFTKISSLTSPRYEDFDWKTVLLILFLVAFFIRFPFFFRDYIDRDESTFIIMGQSWVDGHLPYTQLWDLKPPITFLFFAVVIKLFGKSFIAIRLCGTLVVALTALFTYGIATKIATKKIAFWCAIFCVFFLSLFGSLQGVMSEHICTLFFTAGLFILLWKTDAKWFFTSGLLFGLSFMTKLNMAYPVLCLGFYFLWEGFHKKLIGSTFKNLTYMGFGVLLTVVLTALPYYMDGKTLLWWESIFEAPMAYSKGKFHSPLKTLPFLIVIVGLLAVGYATKIIDRKNRRLQILTIIIIGVLLSFMQAGKVNGHYLIQLYPFILIPLGMGVAKLPTLKKKWRPFIILLLILIPMESYLEYANIISNKMEKGSFFNGEGIDVPKYIASHNLETENIFFTEYHIGYWLLNESPPTKAATHPSNVVREEIFPYMENPRKTGMEELRYIMEVLQPKTLVARDGKKIFDKKLVEYNAYIDSYLAEHYTLVEKVDRGLIYQRLK comes from the coding sequence GTGTTTACTAAAATCAGTTCCCTTACTTCGCCCAGATATGAAGACTTTGACTGGAAGACGGTTTTATTGATTTTGTTTTTGGTGGCTTTTTTTATTCGGTTCCCATTTTTCTTCCGGGATTATATAGATCGAGATGAAAGCACGTTCATCATCATGGGGCAATCTTGGGTGGATGGTCATCTACCCTACACCCAACTTTGGGACCTAAAACCTCCCATTACTTTTTTGTTCTTTGCCGTTGTCATTAAACTATTTGGAAAAAGTTTCATTGCCATTCGATTGTGCGGAACCTTGGTTGTGGCATTGACCGCTTTGTTCACCTACGGAATCGCCACAAAAATCGCCACAAAAAAAATAGCCTTTTGGTGTGCGATATTTTGTGTTTTCTTCTTAAGCCTCTTTGGAAGTTTGCAGGGCGTAATGTCCGAACATATTTGTACTCTCTTTTTTACGGCAGGACTCTTTATTTTGTTATGGAAAACAGATGCCAAATGGTTTTTTACTTCTGGCCTTCTTTTTGGGCTTTCGTTCATGACCAAATTGAACATGGCATATCCTGTATTGTGTTTAGGCTTCTATTTTTTATGGGAGGGATTCCACAAAAAGCTAATAGGATCCACCTTTAAAAACTTAACTTATATGGGTTTTGGCGTACTACTGACCGTTGTGCTAACCGCTCTTCCGTACTATATGGATGGAAAGACACTTCTTTGGTGGGAATCCATTTTTGAGGCTCCTATGGCTTACTCCAAGGGAAAATTCCATTCTCCTTTAAAAACATTGCCTTTTTTAATCGTGATTGTGGGCTTGCTCGCGGTTGGATATGCAACCAAAATAATAGATCGGAAAAATAGGAGGCTACAAATCTTGACCATCATTATAATCGGTGTTTTGTTGTCATTCATGCAGGCCGGAAAGGTAAATGGCCATTATCTGATTCAGCTCTATCCCTTTATTTTGATTCCCCTTGGGATGGGTGTTGCCAAACTTCCCACTTTAAAGAAAAAGTGGAGACCATTCATCATTCTATTGCTCATTTTAATTCCCATGGAGTCGTATCTGGAATACGCCAATATTATTTCCAACAAAATGGAAAAGGGTTCCTTTTTTAATGGGGAAGGCATTGATGTGCCCAAATATATCGCCTCCCATAACCTGGAAACCGAAAACATCTTTTTTACGGAGTACCATATTGGATATTGGTTGCTAAATGAGAGTCCGCCCACAAAAGCTGCCACGCATCCCAGCAATGTAGTACGGGAAGAAATCTTCCCCTATATGGAAAATCCAAGAAAAACAGGAATGGAGGAGTTGCGGTATATCATGGAAGTTCTTCAACCCAAAACTTTGGTGGCACGCGATGGAAAAAAAATCTTTGACAAAAAGCTGGTAGAATACAATGCCTATATCGATTCATATCTGGCGGAACATTACACTTTGGTTGAAAAAGTAGATCGCGGTCTTATTTACCAACGGTTAAAATGA
- the bioD gene encoding dethiobiotin synthase has protein sequence MKQLFITGISTEVGKTVASAIVVEALEADYWKPIQAGDLDNSDSHKIESLISNDKTIIHPNSYALKTPMSPHAAADIDGITIDMDKIIPPKTENHLVIEGAGGLLVPLNDTDTIFDLIQPNYKVIVVSRHYLGSINHTLLTLEKLQEKKVKVGIIFSGYEHPTTEDIILKKSEVTFLGRINEEPKFDKEVIRKYAKQLKPALESF, from the coding sequence ATGAAGCAACTATTTATTACGGGAATTTCAACGGAAGTAGGTAAAACGGTGGCGTCCGCCATTGTGGTGGAAGCTCTAGAAGCGGATTATTGGAAACCCATTCAGGCAGGCGATTTGGACAATTCGGACAGTCACAAAATAGAGTCCCTTATTTCCAACGATAAAACCATTATTCATCCTAACAGCTACGCTTTAAAAACGCCAATGAGCCCTCATGCCGCTGCGGATATTGATGGGATTACGATTGATATGGACAAGATTATACCTCCAAAAACCGAAAACCATTTGGTTATTGAAGGAGCGGGCGGGTTGTTGGTGCCCTTGAACGATACAGATACCATTTTTGACCTTATCCAACCCAATTACAAAGTAATTGTGGTGTCCCGTCATTATTTGGGAAGCATCAACCATACGCTTTTGACCTTGGAAAAATTGCAGGAAAAGAAAGTGAAAGTAGGTATAATTTTTAGTGGCTATGAGCACCCGACAACCGAGGACATTATTTTGAAAAAATCTGAAGTGACCTTTTTGGGTAGAATCAATGAAGAACCAAAATTTGACAAGGAAGTCATCAGAAAATACGCCAAGCAATTAAAACCCGCTTTGGAATCATTTTAA
- a CDS encoding DUF2007 domain-containing protein, which produces MKEPKFYTLATFEFPADVQIIKGKLESEGISVFLRDEATINTDPLISSAIGGVKLQVYSSDKERAKEIYDEVRNYATDHQGKPIVCPNCKATKSEIYYSRNNIFHKLFPFFEPTKYKCMQCNFISRPAK; this is translated from the coding sequence ATGAAAGAACCTAAATTCTATACCTTGGCTACTTTTGAGTTTCCCGCCGATGTACAGATCATCAAGGGAAAACTGGAATCTGAAGGAATTAGTGTTTTTCTTAGGGATGAAGCCACCATTAATACCGATCCGTTGATCAGTTCTGCCATTGGAGGAGTAAAACTTCAGGTCTATTCTTCAGACAAGGAAAGAGCCAAGGAAATCTACGATGAGGTAAGAAACTATGCCACCGACCACCAAGGCAAACCCATAGTGTGTCCCAATTGCAAGGCGACCAAGTCCGAAATCTATTATTCCAGGAACAATATTTTTCATAAGCTATTTCCATTTTTTGAGCCAACCAAGTACAAATGTATGCAGTGCAACTTCATATCTCGACCAGCTAAATGA
- a CDS encoding pyridoxal phosphate-dependent aminotransferase family protein, producing the protein MEKLPKKLSHKLSERLVNDAMRSLSSVDGLVDFSSNDYLGFARNENLSEETSNFLKIKPQRNGATGSRLLTGNHPLYTELENFLKSYHKAEAALVFNSGYDANVGFFSSVPQRGDIIFYDELVHASIRDGLQMSHAKSYKFTHNNLESLEEKLVSHRAQSRSDLELYVVTESIFSMDGDSPDLVALANFCIENGCHLIVDEAHATGIYGKGKDLTCQLGLEEQVFARIITFGKALGYHGAAILGSEALKNYLVNFARSLIYTTALPPHSVAALLVSYHYLRDFGLEPCKLLQQNIDYFKTNVEQLGMVDVFIESNSAIQCAIISGNAKVKSIAAQLQHEGFDVRPILSPTVKEGEERLRFCVHAFNTKEEISRVLLLLKNVME; encoded by the coding sequence TGGTGAACGACGCCATGCGAAGCTTATCTTCCGTAGATGGACTGGTAGATTTTTCCTCAAATGATTATTTGGGCTTTGCCCGAAATGAAAATCTGTCCGAAGAGACCTCCAATTTTCTCAAAATAAAACCTCAAAGAAACGGAGCTACAGGGTCCAGGTTACTCACGGGAAACCATCCTTTATATACAGAATTAGAAAATTTTTTGAAAAGTTACCACAAAGCCGAAGCAGCTTTGGTGTTCAATTCTGGGTATGATGCGAATGTTGGTTTTTTTTCTTCGGTACCACAACGCGGGGACATCATTTTTTATGATGAATTGGTCCATGCCAGTATTCGGGATGGCCTCCAAATGAGCCATGCCAAGAGCTATAAGTTCACGCATAACAATTTGGAAAGCTTAGAAGAAAAGCTGGTGTCACATCGAGCGCAGTCGAGAAGTGATTTGGAATTGTATGTAGTTACCGAATCCATTTTTTCCATGGATGGCGATTCACCCGATTTAGTGGCTTTGGCCAATTTTTGTATTGAGAATGGCTGTCATTTAATTGTGGACGAGGCCCATGCCACTGGAATTTATGGAAAAGGAAAGGATTTAACGTGCCAACTGGGATTGGAAGAGCAGGTTTTTGCTCGTATCATAACATTCGGAAAAGCTTTGGGATATCACGGAGCGGCCATTTTAGGGAGCGAAGCACTTAAAAACTACTTGGTCAATTTTGCCCGAAGCTTAATCTATACCACGGCATTACCGCCCCATTCCGTTGCGGCCCTATTGGTTTCGTACCATTACCTAAGGGATTTTGGCTTGGAACCATGTAAATTACTTCAGCAGAATATCGACTATTTTAAAACGAATGTGGAGCAGTTGGGGATGGTTGATGTATTTATTGAAAGCAATTCAGCCATTCAATGTGCTATTATTTCCGGTAATGCAAAGGTAAAGTCAATAGCTGCCCAATTACAGCACGAGGGTTTTGATGTAAGGCCCATTCTATCCCCAACCGTTAAAGAAGGAGAAGAGCGCTTGCGATTTTGTGTACACGCCTTCAATACAAAAGAGGAAATATCACGAGTTTTGTTGTTATTAAAAAATGTAATGGAATGA